The Shewanella japonica genome has a window encoding:
- a CDS encoding protein disulfide oxidoreductase, translating into MKEPNQKTWGKKLLSGLKQLSIMLILFILVSTVVDLWRGKDLPTESLPTMTAVDLNGDLVDVLAMSYDDAVLVYFWGTWCPVCQFVTPAVDILSEHYSVVSVAMSSGSDKKMKHFLSDKGYTLSTINDRQGFLSRKWSVQVTPTVMVFKNGELQYYTTGFTSLPGMWWRLLTA; encoded by the coding sequence ATGAAAGAGCCCAACCAGAAAACATGGGGTAAGAAACTACTCAGTGGTTTAAAACAATTATCAATCATGTTGATTTTGTTTATTTTGGTATCGACAGTGGTTGATCTTTGGCGAGGAAAAGATTTACCAACAGAGTCATTACCAACGATGACTGCAGTCGACTTAAATGGTGACCTTGTTGATGTGTTGGCCATGAGCTATGACGATGCCGTGTTAGTCTACTTTTGGGGAACATGGTGTCCTGTATGTCAATTTGTGACTCCAGCAGTAGATATACTTAGTGAACACTATTCAGTGGTCTCGGTCGCAATGAGCTCAGGCAGTGATAAAAAAATGAAGCACTTTTTGTCTGACAAAGGATATACATTAAGTACGATAAATGATCGACAAGGTTTCTTATCTCGTAAGTGGTCTGTGCAAGTGACGCCTACTGTCATGGTATTTAAAAACGGTGAATTGCAATATTACACCACCGGCTTTACCAGTTTACCCGGGATGTGGTGGCGATTACTCACAGCCTAG
- a CDS encoding prepilin-type N-terminal cleavage/methylation domain-containing protein, whose translation MKKFNLIESNNAGFTLIEMVVVIIILAVLAIIAAPKFLNLKTDASIASLDSLEAAIKSANSIVYSKLAIEGKEKLSSSSIELNGETITTSFGFISPTADNIENAIEGSFEQVNNLNAEITADWGTFEIAGILVLLFPKGYTFTDTCYFFYLAFPGATEPSFFANQTGC comes from the coding sequence ATGAAAAAATTTAACCTGATTGAGTCAAATAATGCGGGATTTACATTGATTGAAATGGTTGTGGTTATCATTATTTTAGCCGTGCTTGCAATCATCGCAGCCCCCAAGTTTTTAAACCTGAAAACCGATGCATCCATTGCAAGTCTCGATAGCTTAGAGGCCGCCATAAAGTCGGCTAATTCAATTGTTTACTCTAAGCTGGCAATTGAAGGTAAAGAAAAGCTTTCTTCGTCCTCTATTGAACTTAACGGAGAAACTATCACCACAAGCTTTGGTTTTATTTCGCCTACTGCTGACAATATTGAAAATGCGATAGAGGGAAGTTTTGAGCAAGTAAATAACCTTAATGCTGAGATCACTGCTGATTGGGGCACCTTTGAAATTGCAGGGATCTTGGTGTTGTTATTTCCAAAAGGCTATACCTTCACTGATACTTGCTACTTTTTTTACTTAGCATTTCCTGGCGCTACCGAACCGAGTTTTTTTGCAAACCAAACCGGTTGCTAA